A single Calypte anna isolate BGI_N300 chromosome 5A, bCalAnn1_v1.p, whole genome shotgun sequence DNA region contains:
- the GJD2 gene encoding gap junction delta-2 protein codes for MGEWTILERLLEAAVQQHSTMIGRILLTVVVIFRILIVAIVGETVYDDEQTMFVCNTLQPGCNQACYDQAFPISHIRYWVFQIIMVCTPSLCFITYSVHQSAKQRERRYSTVFLALERDQDSMKREDSKKIKNTIVNGVLQNTENSTKEAEPDCLEVKEIPNPAIRTTKSKMRRQEGISRFYIIQVVFRNALEIGFLVGQYFLYGFNVPSMYECDRYPCIKEVECYVSRPTEKTVFLVFMFAVSGICVVLNLAELNHLGWRKIKMAVRGVQAKRKSIYEIRNKDLPRMSMPNFGRTQSSDSAYV; via the exons ATGGGGGAATGGACTATTCTAGAGAGGCTACTGGAGGCTGCCGTGCAGCAGCATTCTACTATGATAGGGAG GATCCTGCTGACCGTGGTGGTGATCTTCAGGATCCTCATTGTGGCCATTGTAGGGGAGACGGTGTACGATGACGAGCAAACTATGTTTGTCTGTAACAcgctgcagccaggctgcaaCCAGGCTTGTTACGACCAGGCTTTCCCTATTTCTCATATAAGGTACTGGGTGTTCCAGATCATCATGGTGTGCACTCCCAGCCTTTGCTTCATAACATACTCCGTTCACCAGTCTGCTAAGCAGAGGGAACGGAGGTACTCCACTGTCTTCCTCGCCTTGGAGAGGGACCAGGATTCAATGAAGCGTGAGGACAGTAAGAAAATCAAGAACACGATTGTCAATGGGGTGCTACAGAATACTGAGAACTCCACCAAAGAGGCAGAACCAGACTGCTTAGAAGTTAAGGAAATCCCTAATCCTGCTATCAGAACTACAAAGTCAAAGATGAGGAGGCAAGAAGGCATTTCTCGATTTTATATCATCCAAGTGGTCTTTCGAAATGCCCTAGAGATCGGATTCTTAGTGGGACAGTATTTTCTGTATGGATTCAATGTCCCTTCCATGTATGAATGTGACAGATACCCTTGCATTAAAGAAGTAGAGTGCTATGTCTCTAGACCCACTGAGAAGACTGTGTTCTTGGTGTTCATGTTTGCTGTCAGTGGGATTTGTGTGGTGCTCAATTTGGCAGAACTGAACCACTTGGGCTGGAGAAAGATCAAAATGGCAGTGAGAGGAGTACAGGCAAAAAGGAAATCCATATACGAAATCAGAAATAAGGACCTGCCAAGAATGAGCATGCCTAACTTTGGCAGGACTCAGTCAAGTGACTCAGCTTATGTGTGA